One window of the Elusimicrobiota bacterium genome contains the following:
- a CDS encoding TetR/AcrR family transcriptional regulator, translating into MARPRSFDSDVVLDKAVETFRRKGFDGTSVEDLEKATGLRRASLYGAYGDKRALYLAALRRYQGTKDVSLLRTLNAARTGRAAIEKLFSIVIEEAAGDPCGCLLANAATERSAHDERVARCVEDNRRRVEGALLAAVLRGRADGSVTARGEARASARFLFAAALGLRALGRTGCDRAELKAVAAEALRTLD; encoded by the coding sequence ATGGCTCGCCCGCGCTCGTTCGACAGCGACGTCGTCCTCGACAAGGCCGTGGAGACCTTCCGCAGGAAGGGCTTCGACGGCACGTCCGTCGAGGACCTGGAGAAGGCCACCGGCCTTCGCCGCGCGAGCCTGTACGGCGCCTACGGCGACAAGCGCGCCCTGTACCTCGCCGCCCTGCGCCGCTATCAAGGCACGAAGGACGTCAGCCTCCTGCGGACGCTGAACGCGGCGAGGACGGGCCGGGCCGCCATCGAGAAGCTCTTCTCGATCGTCATCGAGGAGGCGGCGGGCGATCCCTGCGGCTGCCTGTTGGCCAACGCCGCGACGGAGCGCTCCGCCCACGACGAGCGCGTCGCGCGCTGCGTGGAGGACAATCGGCGCCGCGTCGAGGGGGCCCTGCTGGCGGCCGTGCTGCGCGGGCGCGCCGACGGGAGCGTGACGGCGCGCGGGGAGGCCCGGGCCTCGGCCCGGTTCCTGTTCGCCGCGGCGCTGGGGCTGCGCGCGCTGGGGCGCACGGGCTGCGACCGGGCGGAGCTCAAGGCCGTCGCGGCCGAAGCCTTGAGGACGCTGGACTGA
- a CDS encoding glucose 1-dehydrogenase, giving the protein MTKRLEGKTAAVTGGARGIGAAIAERLAADGAAVAISYSRSAKEAEALVARIRKAGGAASAHKADASVPEQAKAFVEAAFKAHGRLDILVNNAGWGEFVPLEGVSEKHVRAQFDLNVNGPIFTTQAAVPRFPEEGGRVINVSSIAGAGSMAGAGVYSATKAALDALTRVWASELGPRGVTVNGVAPGPVETDLMNAVADDAFKKQMISRTPLGRIGQPDDIADIVSFLTSSDARWVTGQTITSAGGMTP; this is encoded by the coding sequence ATGACCAAGAGACTCGAGGGGAAGACGGCCGCCGTGACGGGCGGGGCGCGCGGCATCGGCGCGGCGATCGCGGAGCGGCTCGCGGCGGACGGCGCGGCGGTCGCGATCAGCTATTCGCGCTCGGCGAAGGAGGCCGAGGCGCTGGTCGCGCGCATTCGAAAAGCGGGGGGCGCGGCCTCGGCGCACAAGGCCGACGCCTCCGTCCCCGAGCAGGCCAAGGCCTTCGTCGAGGCGGCTTTCAAGGCGCACGGGCGGCTCGACATCCTCGTCAACAACGCCGGCTGGGGGGAGTTCGTGCCGCTCGAGGGCGTGAGCGAGAAGCACGTCCGCGCGCAGTTCGACCTCAACGTCAACGGCCCGATCTTCACGACGCAGGCCGCCGTCCCGCGTTTTCCGGAAGAAGGCGGGCGCGTGATCAACGTGAGCTCCATCGCGGGCGCGGGCTCGATGGCCGGAGCCGGGGTCTACTCCGCGACCAAGGCCGCGCTCGACGCCTTGACGCGCGTTTGGGCCTCGGAGCTCGGCCCTCGAGGCGTGACGGTCAACGGCGTGGCGCCCGGGCCGGTCGAGACCGACCTGATGAACGCGGTCGCCGACGACGCCTTCAAGAAGCAGATGATCTCGCGTACTCCGCTCGGACGCATCGGGCAGCCGGACGACATCGCGGATATCGTCTCCTTC